One genomic region from Cydia amplana chromosome Z, ilCydAmpl1.1, whole genome shotgun sequence encodes:
- the LOC134661408 gene encoding ATP-binding cassette subfamily C member 4-like, which yields MESTKKKSRPAHPRAQANPLSALTFGWTLPIFWRGLKQEMEEEHLYEPLKEHASGPLGDKFARLWEEEVARAGTKRTPSLLRVILRAYAVRCMLYGLVLLFMECGIRLAQPVFLGKLVDFYSARTDEPVSLNEAYWYAGAVVMCSALNVLVVHSYMMAILHMGMKFRVACCSLIYRKSLRLSKTALGETTVGQVVNLLSNDVNRFDVAVIFLHYLWIGPLATVIITYLMWQEISWAAVVGVGFMLAFIPLQAWLGKRTSVLRLKTALRTDERVRLMNEILSGIQVIKMYTWEKPFADLVAKARKQEIKQIRATSYIRGVLTSFTMFTTRICLFCSILAFVLENNVISAKQVFVVSSFYNILRQTMTVFFPQGIAQVAEATVSIKRLQNFMLYEDTSKPVPTLSDIQTSTKPKIKVLDEPMETPTTPTKSGLDMPRDKPSDESSETKKSDEAKGNGRSAAPLESGEEEDAELERSEGAGVRLQHATAKWVAAHHENTLTDLSLTIKPGKLIAVIGPVGAGKSSLLHVLLRELPLVSGSVHLGGSVSYAGQEPWLFAGSVRQNILFGQPMDRPRYNTVVRRCALDRDFSLLPHGDKTVVGERGVSLSGGQRARISLARAVYKRADIYLLDDPLSAVDAHVGRHLFESCLVGYLRHATRVLVTHQLMFLRDVDQIIILKNGAIAAAGSFETLSASGLDFATLLARGEEEERPAPEHAPAHDIEDSPRGSFRKRQMSIHSVSSVDNLTATAPPESGREEAEMRSAGAVSAKVYGAYLGASGHALLVALMVLVAVLAQLFGSGSDWWTSYWVKMEELEGNPGLKLAATNTTLERMIEDVQFGNGPLSRYNCIYIYTGMVIALVVISLLRSFMFFSMAMRASTRLHNKMFSAITRAPMRFFHVNPSGRILNRFSKDMGAVDEVLPAALLDVLQIGLSLIGIVVVVAVVNYWLLLPTLVIGLVFYGLRIVYIASSRSIKRLEGVTRSPVFSHLNASLQGITTIRAFGAQEALVREFDNHQDLHSSAWYLFIATSRAFGFWLDLVCVVYIAIVTLSFLVLNSVGQFSGGDVGLAITQAISLTGMFQWGMRQSTELENQMTSVERVDEYSKIESEPPLVSEGSRKPPPSWPEAGRVEFRHMFLYYTPGEPPVLRDLTLTIQPREKVGIVGRTGAGKSSLINALFRLATIEGEIIIDGRETSALGLHELRSRISIIPQEPVLFSGTMRHNLDPFDEYPDHVLWRALEEVELKEAVMELAAGLSSHMSEGGGNFSVGQRQLVCLARAVVRRNRLLVLDEATANVDPQTDALIQTTIRNKFADCTVLTIAHRLHTVMDSDKVLVMDAGQMVEFDHPHVLLERPGGVLRGMVDQTGRAMADTLARIAEQSYSKKQRSSTTSGAE from the exons GCTCGCGCAGCCAGTGTTCCTCGGCAAGCTGGTGGACTTCTACTCGGCGAGGACGGACGAGCCCGTGTCACTGAACGAGGCGTACTGGTACGCCGGGGCCGTGGTGATGTGCTCGGCGCTCAACGTACTCGTCGTGCACTCCTACATGATGGCCATATTGCACATGGGCATGAAGTTCCGGGTTGCCTGCTGCTCTCTCATATATCGAAAG TCGCTCAGACTGTCAAAGACGGCTCTCGGCGAAACGACGGTCGGCCAAGTGGTGAATCTGCTCTCGAACGACGTGAACCGCTTCGACGTGGCCGTGATATTCTTGCACTATCTGTGGATAGGGCCGCTGGCCACGGTCATCATCACCTACCTTATGTGGCAGGAGATCAGCTGGGCGGCGGTCGTCGGCGTCGGGTTCATGTTGGCGTTCATACCTCTGCAAG CATGGCTGGGCAAGAGGACGTCGGTGCTCCGGCTGAAAACGGCGCTGCGCACGGACGAGCGCGTGCGGCTGATGAACGAGATCCTCTCCGGCATCCAGGTCATCAAGATGTACACCTGGGAGAAGCCGTTCGCGGATCTCGTCGCTAAGGCCAGGAA GCAGGAGATAAAACAGATCCGCGCCACGTCCTACATCCGCGGCGTGCTGACCTCGTTCACGATGTTCACCACCCGCATCTGCCTGTTCTGCTCGATCCTGGCCTTCGTGCTGGAGAACAACGTGATCTCCGCCAAGCAGGTGTTCGTCGTCAGCAGCTTCTACAACATCCTGCGGCAGACCATGACCGTGTTCTTCCCGCAAG GCATCGCTCAAGTAGCAGAAGCAACTGTGTCAATTAAAAGACTTCAAAACTTTATGCTCTATGAGGATACAAGCAAACCAGTCCCTACTCTGAGTGATATACAAACTTCAACAAAACCTAAAATCAAAGTGCTGGATGAGCCAATGGAAACACCAACCACTCCGACTAAATCTGGGTTAGATATGCCACGAGACAAACCCTCGGACGAGTCGAGCGAAACAAAAAAGTCAGATGAAGCCAAAGGCAACG GGCGGTCGGCGGCCCCGCTGGAGTCGGGCGAGGAGGAGGACGCGGAGCTGGAGCGCTCGGAGGGCGCGGGCGTGCGGCTGCAGCACGCCACGGCCAAGTGGGTCGCCGCGCACCACGAGAACACGCTCACCGACCTCAGCCTCACCATCAAGCCCGGCAA ACTGATCGCGGTGATCGGGCCGGTGGGCGCGGGCAAGTCCTCCCTGCTGCACGTGCTGCTGCGCGAGCTGCCGCTCGTGTCCGGCTCCGTGCACCTCGGCGGCTCCGTGTCCTACGCGGGACAGGAGCCGTGGCTGTTCGCTG GCAGCGTGAGACAGAACATCCTGTTCGGGCAGCCGATGGACCGGCCGCGGTACAACACGGTGGTGCGGCGCTGCGCGCTCGACCGGGACTTCTCGCTGCTGCCGCACGGCGACAAGACCGTCGTGGGCGAGCGCGGCGTCAGCCTCAGCGGAG GCCAACGTGCCCGTATCTCCCTAGCGCGCGCCGTATACAAGCGCGCCGACATCTACTTGCTGGACGACCCGCTGTCGGCGGTGGACGCGCACGTGGGCCGACATCTGTTCGAGTCCTGCCTCGTCGGCTATCTGCGACACGCCACGCGAGTGCTTGTCACACACCAACTGATGTTTCTCAGAGACGTTGATCAG ATTATAATATTGAAGAACGGCGCCATCGCCGCGGCGGGCAGCTTCGAGACGCTGAGCGCGTCGGGGCTGGACTTCGCGACGCTGCTGGCGCGCGGCGAGGAGGAGGAGCGGCCCGCGCCCGAGCACGCGCCCGCGCACGACATCGAGGACTCGCCGCGCGGCAGCTTCCGCAAGCGACAGATGAGCATACACTCC gtcaGCTCCGTGGATAATCTGACAGCGACAGCGCCGCCGGAAAGCGGGCGCGAGGAAGCCGAGATGCGGTCGGCGGGCGCGGTGTCGGCGAAGGTGTACGGCGCGTACCTGGGCGCGAGCGGCCACGCGCTGCTCGTCGCGCTGATGGTGCTCGTGGCGGTGCTGGCGCAGCTGTTCGGCTCCGGCTCCGATTGGTGGACCAGCTACTG GGTTAAAATGGAGGAACTGGAGGGAAACCCCGGCCTAAAACTTGCAGCAACCAACACGACTCTCGAGCGGATGATCGAAGATGTTCAGTTTGGGAACGGGCCGCTCAGTCGATACAACTGTATCTATATCTACACTG GTATGGTGATCGCGTTGGTAGTGATATCGCTGCTCCGCTCGTTCATGTTCTTCTCGATGGCGATGCGCGCGTCGACCCGGCTGCACAACAAGATGTTCTCGGCGATCACGCGCGCGCCCATGCGCTTCTTCCACGTGAACCCCTCGGGCAGGATCCTCAACCGGTTCTCTAAGGACATGGGGGCCGTGGACGAGGTGCTGCCCGCTGCGCTGCTCGATGTACTTCAG ATTGGTCTGTCGTTGATTGGTATCGTGGTGGTGGTGGCCGTGGTGAACTACTGGCTGCTGCTGCCGACGCTGGTGATCGGGCTCGTGTTCTACGGGCTGCGCATCGTCTACATCGCCTCCTCGCGCAGCATCAAGCGCCTCGAGGGTGTGA CTCGAAGCCCGGTGTTCTCGCACCTCAACGCGTCGCTCCAGGGCATCACCACCATCCGCGCGTTCGGCGCGCAAGAAGCgctcgtgcgcgagttcgacaaCCACCAGGACCTGCACAGTTCCGCCTG GTACTTATTCATCGCAACTTCCCGTGCGTTTGGATTCTGGCTGGACCTTGTGTGTGTCGTATACATCGCCATCGTTACTCTCAGCTTCCTCGTTCTTAATTCAG TTGGCCAATTTAGCGGTGGTGACGTAGGTCTCGCTATAACGCAGGCTATAAGCTTGACTGGTATGTTCCAATGGGGCATGAGGCAATCTACTGAATTGGAAAATCAGATGACCAGTGTGGAAAG AGTGGACGAGTACTCAAAGATAGAGTCGGAGCCGCCGTTGGTGTCTGAAGGCAGCCGCAAGCCTCCGCCCTCGTGGCCCGAGGCGGGGCGCGTGGAGTTCCGGCACATGTTCCTGTACTACACGCCGGGCGAGCCGCCGGTGCTGCGCGACCTCACGCTCACCATCCAGCCGCGCGAGAAGGTCGGCATCGTCGGCCGCACCGGCGCCGGCAAGTCCTCGCTCATCAACGCCCTCTTCAG GCTGGCGACGATAGAAGGCGAGATAATAATCGACGGGCGCGAGACCTCCGCCCTGGGTCTGCACGAGCTGCGCAGCCGCATCTCCATCATCCCGCAGGAGCCGGTGCTGTTCTCGGGCACCATGCGGCACAACCTGGACCCCTTCGACGAGTACCCCGACCACGTGCTGTGGCGGGCCCTAGAGGAG GTGGAGTTGAAGGAAGCGGTGATGGAGCTCGCGGCGGGGCTCAGCTCGCACATGTCGGAGGGCGGCGGCAACTTCTCCGTGGGGCAGCGGCAGCTGGTGTGCCTGGCGCGCGCCGTGGTGCGCCGCAACCGCCTGCTAGTGCTCGACGAGGCTACAGCCAACGTCGACCCGCA GACGGATGCGCTGATTCAAACAACAATAAGAAACAAATTTGCCGATTGCACTGTACTTACCATTGCCCATCGATTACATACAGTTATGGACTCTGATAAG GTTCTGGTGATGGACGCGGGTCAGATGGTGGAGTTCGATCATCCGCACGTGCTACTGGAGCGCCCGGGCGGCGTGCTGCGCGGGATGGTCGACCAGACGGGGCGCGCCATGGCCGACACGCTGGCCAGGATCGCTGAACAG TCTTATAGTAAAAAGCAACGATCGTCTACTACGAGTGGCGCCGAGTGA